AAGCGCTTTTCATGCAGATGTCAAAACTCTTTAGCATTAGCTCGCAGCTGTAAAAGCGCTTTTAGTGCTGAACAGTGATTTGTTTTAGTGCtgtttggttacttgggtaagtaaaacatttgctgtgcaatacagagctttccaacttaaatatgtgatatctcaagaaatattcattttaccctgagcagcgatggaataatcatcatcaaaagaaaatcattggacgttcatcaagagaaaaaatccgaagggagcttggctctcctctctcgcgcacgaaagatcggtagaataaatctaaaaaaatcatcatcttgattattcggcggatcaTCTTtatcactactacacttgcaagtgtaacgtcacacgtcgaaaaatgacctgtcacattttgtagatgggcaatgtgtgtaaacaaagtgaaataaatacttttaagtggtgctgacaaggaaattcaccaaaaatcatcagcagattgattttcttggagaagttcggtagcgattttcttttgcgtgatttgcctcctctctctttcgcgggtgaagaaagttcgcaagcgaaattgatttttttgcgattattccatccctgaccctgaggttttgattgaatttaatgtaaaaactcTCAGtaatcgaatgcaattgtcagtttttccgtaagtgctcgtccaaagggttaaaaaaaacattttaaaacttaaagctcaaaattttcatatctggcaacactgtacgtaaattttgagtacgccattcgattctacgtcaaaaaatcttcaaatatgcatacccaaaagttcacgttttgtaaacttttctcttagcaaaatgcattttaaaaatgaggtttttcaaaaatctcagaaaaagaggggggtgccacgggcgcgggggtagaccaaatgtcaccaaactttggattctttgtttttggggcaaaaacaacccccatgccaaatatgagcagaattggtgaaggtcgatgttggacgcgtggtcacttgggaaggaatgacccatataatttcccagtatcgggatatTTGCAATACgataaacaacgactcaaaacaacaatttaagcttgttttttttcctttttaaggtcaactgttaatattcattgaagaaatatttacagttatcaggaaaatcaGAATGTTCTCAATTGGTGGACCTTAACTTTACAATGATTGACAGagtgttttttcttaaaatataattgaatattgaggatgacgtgaaacacaaaatgacttattgacatcaaaaaagaaaattagcttgatacagcgaaattaccctagggacttaaaaaaacagattatgAGAGTTGCTATGCTCGATAgaggatatgaaaattgaacttattttgaaaaagctttccctcttagaaataataaataaaaataattgtaaaaaactttagatttcaTTTCTGGGGAACTGCTAAGTAtccacagctaaaaaagtagtgatccagctgcgtgtaaaaggcctgggtgtaaaataaatattgcatcattttatacaattttatgtaattttacaccctgaaatatgtagcccatcagtatgggaaacctacttgaccaaaatgtcaagctcatacatgtgtttatccttacagctattcatcggtctgatggccgagtgggctaaggcgccagtccttaatattgttgctgggtttgaatcccgttggttgcaactttttttgtgtttgcaaaaaatgtacatgcagtgtgtaatattaagtgtttatgttgacgaaggtgatgtgcatgcttttgcatgcgattttaccatcggattttttgctgtgcagcgGGTCGCCCGTGGTCCGCCAAATCAAACGCTGACGGATCGCCAGAGCGGTTTGGCGGTCCGCCGGCGGGCTGCCCAGTCAATGTGGGTAACTACAAATacggatacaccagcgatgaaccttcagtcgaaaacagaacactgatgaagtctgcaagtagtagacgaaatacgtatctgtcaagatattaaaaatatatagcagaattaaaaggaacaactcgtctctttgtattcatagtaaacgctcaaccaaaccacacaaaaaatgattgttgaaaattttatccGCCTGCGGGTCGCCCGTGGTCCGCCAAAATAAACGCAGGCGGATCGCCAGAGCGGTTTGGCGCGAACCGCCGGCGGGCTGCCCAGTCAATATGGGTATTCACAAACGTTTCTGAATGGATGTGTAAACTGAGTTTAAAACGTCAATGAGGAAGCGAGAAGAGCTAGTCTTTTTAAGTGTGTAATAGCACATCTAAGCGAGTGTGCATGAGCGATAAAGAATCATCTCTTAAAAGAAATTATTATCGAtcagaaaacaaaataacattATCACGGTTCGGAAATGCAGCCGAGGATTATAGATGGTTTTTGGACGATAGCAGAGCTAGCCAAATCGCTACGTCGGGAGAATTTATTCATCGCAAATGAACAAAGAAGCTTTCTCGCTTTACacgaaacatataaaaaagctTCCAGCGAAATCTTACAGGTTTGTGATGTGCAGTGCTTTATTGATAATTACAATAATACTTCTCATTCACTTTTCAGATTACATGGATATGCGCCCATCAgcgtcaaattttaaataatttaattgtaGCCAAGTCAGATTGTGGCCCTACAGTATCATGTCAGCGGGTGAATATGTTAAAACATACCAAATTCGTCGATATACACCAGTGCAAGGTCATAAAATATGCGCATATCATGGGATTTGTTGAACTGATCAAATTAGTATACGAGTCTCCTAGAGCATTGGCACACTGCTTGACATTAGCCGATCGTGTTGAGGATACAATGTTTGACATGGATACATTAACTGCGTTTATTGTCAATGGTCTTTACGGTAGCATAATCCATCCCAAAGATGCTGAGTTAATGATCAAATTGCTCCAGGCACTGATAGAAATGCAGATCGTCACCAGTGACAATCCACGAAGATTACTACGAGCAGGATCGTCTTCTTTTGCTAGGCTTTATCAAAAATACCACGAGTCATCTTTTTCTGCGAAGCTTTTTCTTAAGACCATCCTGTTCGAACCGATCATGTCGGTGCTGATGCATGACGAAATCAAACTAGAAGTTGATGCAGAGAAGATTTTAGCTATGCAAAAAATGTCAGATAGTGTAAAAATGTTTGGAGCAAAATCGTCCATCGAATTTTCGGAAAATTTGCAAAAGTACACTTCAGAGATAGTTGACAAACTGAGTATTCTAATATCCAAGTTTATTCAATCTATGAAGGAAGGCTGGTACATGTTTCCGTTTCGCACGTTAATTCAATCTATGTATCACTTTTTAACTGAGGCAAAAATACCAAACGTTGATGTTCACATAATTTTAACTGACATGATTTTCACTAACTTTATATGCCCGGCTATTCTCAGTCCACATATGTACGGAATTATTGATGCGCCAATATCGGAAAATACTCGATTTAATCTCATTCAAATTGGACAAATTCTACAATCACTTGCGCTCATTGAATTTCAACCAATAGATGCAAAACTAGGAGATTTGATTGATAAGTTGGATAAACAATGCGTTAATAATTTGCTGAAAAAACTCTACCAGCAAGAGTACTCAGGAAACTTTGAAAACATGATGCAACATCAAAACATGGTTGGAAACAAAATGGTTCTTGCAACACTCGGAGAGTTGATTAATTTCAGGGATTTGTTAAAATACGGCACAGAAGGAGAACATTTAAAACTTCCATCCGAAGAAATAAGCAAGCTAAAACCCATACTCGACCAGCTACCCAATCTAGCAGAAACAATCCAGGAACAGCAAAATATTTCCCTCGATATGTTTTCCACCAGCTCTAACGGAGTCAAACCTAAAGCAAAACTCAAGGGACGCGTCTCGAAAACGAGAAGTTTGAGTAATTCACCGCTGCATTCATCGAGCGAGAACAGCAAAAAGGAAACTACAATCAATAGCTTCGATGATAAAGGAACAGTATTTATAATGCCGATAACTGATGATGACGATGGAAAATTGTTGTCTGAAGAGGAATTACTCAACAATATTCCGGGGAAAATGTTGAATGATGGATTCGCAGAGCCGTTTGTCGAACAAATGAGCCTTCAAAGCAACCAAAACAAGACGGATAACAACGAACGTACTAAcagagaaaaacataaaaatttcgcATTGCATCAGGACGATGCATCAATAGGGAATACGTCGGATAATTTAGAAGCCGTGAGTGAAGCTCACAGTAATCATTCAGTGGCCAGTTCACTAGAGCTCGAGGAGGCCGACCAGAACTACAACGACAATCTATCGGATATGATATCTGCAAACGTGTCCGGCAGAGGAACACCAAATATATCTGGCCGTGATACACCATCGTCTCAAGTAACCGAAGGTGGTAATGAAGTGCAACAGTTTGCTACACCTCAGATgaccaaaattttaaacaaaactcgCTCGGATATAGAAGATAAATTctgtaaatttgaaataaaaaaactcatcgaAGGAGATGAAACAATTTCCATCATTTCTGACACGTGGAGTACCGACGTTCTTGCATCGGATTCTGAAGCACTTGAGGCAAACGATCGTAACTTTTCAACTCCTCTCATCCCAACTACTCCCATCATACCTGGAGATCAAAACTACACACCATTAACAAACTCTTTTGGACAGCTTCGCTTGAGCACCGTTGATTTGGAAACTCAATCGGAATCAGCATGGAGCACCGACGCTGTTATGGATACTGAAGACAGCCAAAGCGTGACAACTCGTTCGGATACAACAGATTCCATTGCGCGAGATGATATTCCGTCTACATCGAACAAACTCGAGCCTACAGTTGTGCACACACCAAGAACATCAAGTGAACGAGGATCCAGTCTGGATTTAACGCTAAACGCACGAGACAATCACACCCACGAAGAATCGTCGCAGTATTTGAACTGCATTCAGTCATCTGTTCCACATAATCGTCAAAAACCATCTACTTCCAGCAgtaacaaagaaaacaaagctCGCACAGTTAAGAGTTATGTAAACGAAATCACCTTACGATCACACAGTATTGATAAAACGATTAATTCCAAGTTACTCATGGTTAGAGATAAAAACTTCAACAACTCAAAGAGTAATGATCCAAATGATTATAACGCTTTAAGTGATGATACAAAGTCCAAAAATCGAGGAGGAGCAACAAACGATGTTGTTCGCActaatgtaaaattaatcaatccCTTCTCCGATGTCGCCGATTATAGCTTTTCATCTTCCAATGTACACAACAATCTAAACAACAACACTCACTGTGATGTTACTCTTCAAAACAATGCTGATATTTTAACTAATAGTATGGATGATGAATTGTCATCCGTTGAGCATCGAAGACTATCGTCAGAGCATCGGAATGCCAAGTTTGACTCCCGGCGAAACGGAATGATGGACTATTTGGGAAACTTTTCCAGCTCATTCAATTATGAGGATGAATTTCTTGGAAAAGATTTATCATTTCGTTCCAACAATGGTCTGCACGAAAACAACACAAATTACCGCAAGAGCGCAGATTCTGAATTGGAAGCGGCTTCATCAAGTCACGCCAAAATGGGCCAGTCAGCGGTAAATGAGCCGCTGTTACATTTCGAAAATGATTCTTCATCTCAAAGCGGAGAACAACAAAACAGAATGGACACTTTGAATCCAACAAGTTTAAACTCCTCGGTAACCAGATTCAATGGAAAAGCCATGCCCGGAACCATTACTAAAAGTATAAGTTTCGATTCTTCTGCAGATAAAAACAGTCGGAGCGGTGCAGGTATGACAACAGTACCATTTATCAATATCAGtatcgagcaattccagcttaaatcaggatttttttctggtacttttgtgcccgaccctctccgatttcaatgaaactttgaagaCATGTTATCATAagcatatacagtatgtaaaaaaagtatttacaccccttgggcactatgtacatattgtgatgaaacatctaaacaatttaatgttgacagaaacctagtactacgttttgttcagaaactcatgccagacattttgctacaaaaagctcatgaaaagatgatttctataaaaagttatataacaaatactattacgaaaataaaaaaggtgcaaaaaaagtttgtacacctttcgaaaaatttacataaataatgttatttgttgacaaatcaccataaatccagtctcccaactccaaataggcatctttgactgattaaaaaaataatttggattgaatataaagtttactaactacttagtataaaagtttatataactctggaaattctatataaaacttatcttaacttaattttgaaatcttctaattcaactaaatgtcaatatattaccatagaattgctaaataaacattttggagtgggtataacaccgttttgggggtctttgtatcgctagaatagatttttcgttggaatttcgtaccaacccggaattacgtcgtcggaaaatccgccggcatccgaaccggtccacaattcacaagtcaacctatgtggaatcggaaagggcataaaatttccgatcttttgatacccaaacatctaggttttctttaaaacctacgttttaaaatacctgggcaaaaagtaagtttgatccacgagaacaaaaattacgaaattccatacatttttgacaggttgctcaaacgaaaccataacaacgtttttgcttaggtatttaaaaacgtgggttttatagaaaacctggatgtatgggtatcaaaagatcggaaattttatgccctttctgatgccacataggttgacttgtgaattgtggaccggttcagatgccggcggattttccgacgacgtaattccgggttggtacgaaattccaacgaaaaatctattctatcgatacaaatacccccaaaacggtgttctactcactccaaaatgtttatttagcaattctatggtaatatattgacatttagttgaattagaagatttcaaaattaagttaagataagttttatatagaatttccagagttatataaacttttatactaagtagttagtaaactttatattcaatccaaattatttttttaatcagtcaaagatgcctatttggagttgggagactggatttatggtgatttgtcaacaaataacattatttatgttaatttttcgaaaggtgtacaaactttttttgcaccttttttattttcgtaatagtatttgttatataactttttatagaaatcatcttttcatgagctttttgtagcaaaatgtctggcatgagtttctgaacaaaacgtagtactaggtttctgtcaacattaaattgtttagatgtttcatcacaatatgtacatagtgcccaaggggtgtaaatactttttttacatactgtagaaatgtcccaaaaaaaattcgaaaacccctgttttttcaacatttttatttttaaagccactgtatcttcacaaggattggacttagaacATTGGTCAATATGaaccttttatgtaaaattgtctggagaatcgactcccatcatcggtttttgaaaatttttacgtCATTTGAAACAACTGATAAACGAAACCGGTAGGTCAGTATATTTCAGTTAGTTTAAATGACGAATTGTTTAAgctgacattttttttcctttatttgatTTTGACAGCTGAGATCAGAAAATCAAATGACAAAATCAGTTTTGAATAGATGATTATTCATTAGCATCTACTGTAAAAAGCAGTTAGTTTCTAAGGcaagattttattgttttgaatgagagcaatttcagctcaaatcaggtatttttctggtacttttgtccccgaccctctccgatttcaatgaaactttgtagacatgttatcctaggcctatagaaaccatttttgtgtacacagtaaaaaaaatctgtgtaaaatcgcatgcaaaagcatgcacatcacctttgtgagcaaaagcatgtaatattgtatgagaaaacgtgtacacaaaaagcatgtacaaaagaaaaataaataaattttgcacagcccaaaaataacatcaatctgttgagAGTCACATCCAGatattaccaagtccgcgccccaaccgtctcggctatctcgccgctatgaaattagctggatcaacaccgatgtagctgtacgttccccatacaacgtatacagttaattcagtatacgacgtacgggaaacctactgcTACATCGGCGTTGGACATATCATTTACAAGgcggtgagatagccgagacggttggggcgcggacttggtaatctcgATATGACTctcaacagattgatgttatttttggagtgtgcaaaatttatttatttttcttttgtacatgcttttttgtgtacacgttttctcatacaatattacatgcgtttgctcacaaaggtgatgtgcatgctttttgcatgcgattttaccatcggattttttgctgtgaagcaTTACAACCAACAAATTTCCTCGgtgtaaacaaaaaacaaaaacgactAGCATCTCTTTTCTTGCCACATTACTCAAACACATACAAACACTACACACACCTGCCTCAATCTCTCCACCAACACCACTCAAGGAGAGTGTCAAAACATACAACATAAAATAGAACGGTCTCACCCGGGTCAGGGTCATCGAGCGACGAGGTGG
This is a stretch of genomic DNA from Culex pipiens pallens isolate TS chromosome 1, TS_CPP_V2, whole genome shotgun sequence. It encodes these proteins:
- the LOC120426956 gene encoding receptor-mediated endocytosis protein 6 homolog; the encoded protein is MQPRIIDGFWTIAELAKSLRRENLFIANEQRSFLALHETYKKASSEILQITWICAHQRQILNNLIVAKSDCGPTVSCQRVNMLKHTKFVDIHQCKVIKYAHIMGFVELIKLVYESPRALAHCLTLADRVEDTMFDMDTLTAFIVNGLYGSIIHPKDAELMIKLLQALIEMQIVTSDNPRRLLRAGSSSFARLYQKYHESSFSAKLFLKTILFEPIMSVLMHDEIKLEVDAEKILAMQKMSDSVKMFGAKSSIEFSENLQKYTSEIVDKLSILISKFIQSMKEGWYMFPFRTLIQSMYHFLTEAKIPNVDVHIILTDMIFTNFICPAILSPHMYGIIDAPISENTRFNLIQIGQILQSLALIEFQPIDAKLGDLIDKLDKQCVNNLLKKLYQQEYSGNFENMMQHQNMVGNKMVLATLGELINFRDLLKYGTEGEHLKLPSEEISKLKPILDQLPNLAETIQEQQNISLDMFSTSSNGVKPKAKLKGRVSKTRSLSNSPLHSSSENSKKETTINSFDDKGTVFIMPITDDDDGKLLSEEELLNNIPGKMLNDGFAEPFVEQMSLQSNQNKTDNNERTNREKHKNFALHQDDASIGNTSDNLEAVSEAHSNHSVASSLELEEADQNYNDNLSDMISANVSGRGTPNISGRDTPSSQVTEGGNEVQQFATPQMTKILNKTRSDIEDKFCKFEIKKLIEGDETISIISDTWSTDVLASDSEALEANDRNFSTPLIPTTPIIPGDQNYTPLTNSFGQLRLSTVDLETQSESAWSTDAVMDTEDSQSVTTRSDTTDSIARDDIPSTSNKLEPTVVHTPRTSSERGSSLDLTLNARDNHTHEESSQYLNCIQSSVPHNRQKPSTSSSNKENKARTVKSYVNEITLRSHSIDKTINSKLLMVRDKNFNNSKSNDPNDYNALSDDTKSKNRGGATNDVVRTNVKLINPFSDVADYSFSSSNVHNNLNNNTHCDVTLQNNADILTNSMDDELSSVEHRRLSSEHRNAKFDSRRNGMMDYLGNFSSSFNYEDEFLGKDLSFRSNNGLHENNTNYRKSADSELEAASSSHAKMGQSAVNEPLLHFENDSSSQSGEQQNRMDTLNPTSLNSSVTRFNGKAMPGTITKSISFDSSADKNSRSGAANTSSALEINRSSDGFKTTNGFFTKIKLGFKNRRSVNVNNKLRFSYNNNGHFISMTNCDAYPSSSCTSMANNSNEVLIPTDTTEDILSKYRRKTSSSSETATSDSTSNNSSSSKSKNGEIDLRKNEEQVVSGYSTTFSAAKKKLRVVLSSTEIFSCSFEPYSDDSVSPLLMYLRVLQSQALSNHNLQQLTCISELFRCMDSFDFESQEHLLKQLQNDMLIRQAYTQYLMNCRQAMLSTIDVLESFNRQLETESHISVHHILMVSVKMFLEKKEQIVSQFCEEFIKLTIVDEKIDLLHEFMNTMMLNLECDAVLSCLTDWQTIEARRCMECILLHRLYYSVMFPNEDGDLSRDRVLSEHINRLTNITPSHVQLRISAVYLNEAPWPFAQRQLSYISAYKTPQEKVACVIKCIKSLISLLSMGSDKPVAADDIIPVLIYVIIQTNPPNLLSTIEYVNCFVDEMLQGENQYWWTQFCSAVTFIKTLDYCE